One window from the genome of Deinococcus psychrotolerans encodes:
- a CDS encoding DUF6915 family protein, giving the protein MSHAIYHAQSSARRFGGAAEDYVAIHEWFDASKAFIADARHRALRHHAQGIFWCEEVFGRTMTNSAGRQIPVRLIGEQHVMEDFRRIPTLTDWLGHMTLEDWMFKTVAVLPKLFKEGAALPRVEDAHRPEHLQAEAERLTADLALIHGRLHQAEIEELLRRSPGAVDLETQVVGGQILALLRGSNGQELLRRETQLPYPCLYIRDQHESIPNKEKSNVQG; this is encoded by the coding sequence GTGAGTCATGCGATTTATCATGCTCAGAGTTCGGCCAGGCGCTTCGGTGGTGCTGCGGAAGACTACGTGGCCATCCATGAGTGGTTCGACGCGTCCAAAGCATTTATCGCAGACGCCCGGCACCGTGCGCTGCGTCACCACGCCCAGGGCATTTTCTGGTGTGAGGAGGTGTTCGGGCGGACGATGACCAACAGCGCAGGGCGGCAGATTCCGGTTCGGCTGATCGGCGAGCAACACGTGATGGAGGACTTCCGGCGCATTCCCACCCTGACGGACTGGCTGGGTCATATGACGCTGGAAGACTGGATGTTCAAAACAGTCGCCGTTTTGCCCAAGCTCTTCAAGGAAGGCGCGGCGCTGCCCAGGGTAGAAGACGCGCACCGACCTGAACACCTGCAAGCCGAGGCAGAACGCCTGACAGCCGACCTGGCCCTGATCCACGGACGGCTCCATCAAGCAGAAATTGAAGAGCTGCTGCGGCGCTCACCGGGAGCGGTCGATCTCGAAACCCAGGTGGTTGGTGGGCAGATCCTGGCGCTGCTGCGCGGATCAAATGGCCAGGAACTGCTGCGCCGTGAAACACAGCTGCCTTACCCGTGCCTGTACATCCGTGACCAGCACGAGTCCATTCCAAACAAGGAGAAATCAAATGTCCAAGGTTGA
- a CDS encoding IS982 family transposase — protein MYKYRPHHSLTRRSVIRFFHRWSQRYFWDTKRCKHQKMTDAMLVALLLTRFVFKHPYASVWWNILCEDRPGLPSYTQAYTRGVRLLAQLEAVVSPPQQCAEVIIDSMPLPVCRPKRAKGCAFPGARWGYGTQGHVFGYKLHAWVSPQGRILQYLVKPANLHDTTVGFELNQRWPDFDGPKIIGDKGYCCLGFVFPPKKNTRYDTGWRVSRHPQLRKRIETVFSQLVNAQIRSAQTKTVAALRLRVVLAVLAHNLAQP, from the coding sequence ATGTACAAATACCGTCCCCACCACAGTTTAACCCGTCGTTCGGTCATCCGTTTCTTTCATCGCTGGTCTCAACGTTACTTCTGGGATACGAAGCGCTGTAAACATCAAAAAATGACCGACGCGATGCTCGTCGCTTTGCTGTTGACGCGATTTGTTTTCAAGCATCCCTACGCTTCAGTATGGTGGAACATCTTGTGTGAAGACCGTCCCGGTCTTCCGTCTTACACCCAAGCCTACACACGTGGCGTCCGGCTCCTCGCGCAGTTGGAGGCCGTGGTCAGCCCACCACAGCAGTGTGCGGAGGTCATCATTGACTCCATGCCACTCCCAGTCTGTCGTCCCAAGCGGGCGAAGGGGTGTGCGTTTCCGGGTGCTCGCTGGGGGTACGGCACACAAGGCCATGTCTTCGGATACAAGCTTCACGCTTGGGTCAGCCCTCAAGGCCGGATTCTCCAATATCTCGTGAAACCTGCCAATCTCCACGACACGACGGTCGGTTTTGAACTCAACCAGCGTTGGCCGGACTTTGACGGCCCGAAGATCATTGGCGATAAAGGCTATTGCTGCTTAGGGTTCGTCTTTCCACCCAAGAAAAACACTCGCTATGACACGGGGTGGCGGGTTTCCCGCCACCCCCAGCTCCGCAAACGTATTGAAACGGTCTTTTCTCAACTGGTCAACGCCCAAATTCGTTCGGCACAAACGAAAACCGTAGCCGCCTTACGGCTGCGTGTCGTGCTGGCCGTGCTTGCCCACAATCTCGCTCAGCCCTAA
- the istB gene encoding IS21-like element helper ATPase IstB, which yields MLSHPITHQLRALKLDGMAQAVQEQQEQPQARELSFEERLTLLVDRELAHRDGRTTQRRLLAARLKVQATLEDVDTKHPRGLDSKLLRTLGEGLWIREKRGVIITGPTGVGKTFIGCALAHQACRKGYSAQYAQTGRLLQELILAKEDGRYLKLLAQLAKVQVLILDDWGLDTPSADGRRILLEILDDRYERGSTIITSQFPTTVWHENLGDPTLADAILDRVLHHAYRIELKGESLRRKDRKVTAVKPEVLD from the coding sequence ATGCTGTCACACCCGATTACCCACCAACTTCGTGCACTCAAACTCGACGGGATGGCTCAGGCCGTTCAAGAACAGCAGGAGCAGCCCCAGGCACGTGAACTCAGCTTCGAGGAGCGTCTGACGCTCCTCGTGGACAGGGAACTCGCCCACCGCGATGGCCGCACCACCCAGCGCCGCTTGCTCGCCGCCCGTCTCAAGGTCCAGGCCACCCTGGAGGACGTCGATACCAAACACCCGCGCGGCCTGGACAGCAAGCTGCTGCGGACCCTCGGAGAGGGTCTGTGGATCAGGGAGAAACGCGGAGTGATTATCACCGGTCCTACTGGGGTCGGCAAGACGTTCATCGGTTGCGCGCTGGCCCACCAGGCCTGCCGGAAGGGCTACAGCGCCCAGTACGCCCAGACGGGCCGACTGTTGCAGGAACTGATCCTGGCAAAGGAGGACGGCCGGTATCTGAAGCTGCTGGCGCAACTTGCCAAAGTTCAGGTGTTGATCCTGGATGACTGGGGACTCGATACCCCGTCGGCGGATGGTCGACGCATTCTGCTCGAGATCCTGGACGACCGGTATGAACGCGGCTCAACCATCATCACGAGTCAATTCCCCACCACCGTCTGGCACGAGAACCTCGGTGATCCGACCCTGGCGGACGCGATCCTTGATCGCGTCCTGCATCACGCCTACCGTATCGAGCTCAAAGGAGAAAGTCTGAGAAGGAAAGACCGAAAAGTGACCGCAGTGAAGCCTGAAGTCCTAGACTGA
- a CDS encoding transposase, which produces MLQFMENLSDRQAANAVRGRIGWKYALALELTDPGFHFSVLSEFRGRLVGSSAQTLLVDLMLERSRGEKLLKARGKQRTDSTHVLAAVREIHLTELIAETLRAALNDLATAEPMWMQGVAPSAWFDWYSWRIEEKHLPHAPPARTIYLIQVGQDGFTLLDAIRAYDTDPSLNILWERPAVQILRRVWEHHFERQASACRWKEPGEWLPTGERVHSPYDPEAHFSDKRGVKWLGYKVHYTETCDQDGVHLIVDSETCFAEIPDVASTHAIQQKLAKKELCPQEHLVDAGYTDAELLVTSQQQQITLIGPMRVNSSWQARAGQGYDLPHFSLDWDRQRATCPEGKSSIKWRPGKDAFGNEIIQLQFSRSDCSPCAARSLCTRAKSSPRHIVLHPREQHEALLWARQEEQSATWLARYHVRAGIKGTLSQGIRAFGLRRTRSVGLAKTALQHATVAAAINVVRVTALLADTPRITTRTSRFASLRLTA; this is translated from the coding sequence GTGCTGCAATTCATGGAGAATTTGAGTGACCGTCAAGCGGCGAATGCCGTTCGGGGACGGATTGGCTGGAAATATGCACTGGCCCTTGAACTCACCGATCCCGGATTCCACTTCAGTGTGCTGTCCGAATTTCGCGGTCGCTTAGTGGGCAGCAGCGCACAGACGCTGCTAGTCGATTTGATGTTGGAGCGGTCTCGAGGAGAAAAGCTGTTAAAGGCGCGAGGAAAACAGCGAACCGACTCGACGCATGTGTTGGCTGCGGTGCGTGAAATTCATTTGACGGAACTGATTGCTGAAACGCTGCGGGCTGCGCTGAACGACCTCGCGACTGCCGAGCCGATGTGGATGCAAGGTGTGGCTCCATCCGCCTGGTTTGACTGGTATTCGTGGCGGATCGAAGAAAAACACCTGCCACACGCCCCGCCGGCCCGCACGATCTATCTCATTCAGGTGGGTCAGGACGGCTTCACCTTGCTGGATGCGATTCGGGCGTATGACACCGATCCGTCGCTGAACATCTTGTGGGAACGTCCTGCTGTACAGATACTGCGACGGGTTTGGGAGCACCACTTCGAACGGCAAGCTTCCGCTTGCCGTTGGAAAGAGCCTGGGGAATGGCTGCCGACGGGTGAGCGCGTTCATTCGCCGTACGATCCGGAAGCCCATTTCAGCGATAAGCGGGGCGTGAAATGGCTGGGATACAAAGTGCATTACACGGAGACCTGCGATCAGGACGGCGTCCATTTGATTGTGGACAGTGAGACCTGCTTTGCCGAGATTCCCGATGTGGCCAGTACACATGCCATTCAACAAAAACTCGCCAAGAAAGAGTTATGCCCTCAGGAGCATCTGGTGGATGCCGGGTACACCGATGCCGAACTGCTGGTCACCAGTCAGCAGCAGCAAATTACCCTGATTGGTCCAATGAGGGTCAATAGCAGTTGGCAAGCCAGAGCCGGTCAGGGTTATGATCTGCCGCATTTTTCGCTCGATTGGGATCGGCAGCGGGCCACCTGCCCAGAGGGCAAATCTTCGATAAAATGGCGTCCTGGAAAGGACGCTTTCGGAAACGAGATCATCCAACTGCAATTCAGCCGATCCGACTGTTCCCCGTGTGCTGCTCGGTCGTTGTGCACACGAGCAAAAAGCTCGCCACGCCATATTGTGCTGCATCCCAGGGAGCAGCACGAAGCGCTGCTCTGGGCGCGACAAGAGGAGCAGTCTGCGACTTGGTTGGCCCGGTATCACGTGCGTGCAGGGATCAAGGGCACGCTTTCTCAGGGGATTCGAGCGTTTGGACTCCGGCGTACCCGCTCTGTGGGACTAGCAAAAACAGCACTTCAACATGCCACCGTCGCCGCAGCAATCAATGTGGTGAGGGTGACTGCCTTGCTGGCTGACACCCCAAGAATAACGACCAGGACGTCTCGGTTTGCCTCTCTGCGCCTAACCGCGTGA
- a CDS encoding ParA family protein: MIIGVLSRKGGVGKTTLAVHLAAMLARQGKTLLVDEDETRNATTWSRSGKMPFTVAGVMELAREAPRHEHVVIDSRGGMDQASMRDLYKSSDVVVIPVAAEFMTMTTLIQTLDVLRDVDPALGKARVVLTMTRPGRKLEDARTALADVGPAPIQATVRYSEAFRDATEQGVLVRDVRGNRLAKSCWQDCEEVFRGLA, encoded by the coding sequence ATGATCATTGGCGTGTTGAGTCGTAAAGGTGGTGTTGGAAAAACAACGTTGGCTGTTCATCTGGCCGCAATGCTTGCCAGACAGGGAAAGACCCTTCTGGTGGATGAGGATGAAACCCGCAACGCCACGACCTGGAGCCGGAGTGGAAAGATGCCCTTTACCGTGGCCGGAGTCATGGAGCTGGCCAGGGAAGCGCCGAGGCATGAGCATGTGGTCATTGACTCACGCGGCGGCATGGATCAGGCGTCCATGCGAGATCTGTACAAGAGCAGCGACGTCGTGGTGATCCCGGTGGCGGCCGAGTTCATGACGATGACCACGCTGATCCAGACCCTGGATGTTCTGAGAGACGTGGATCCAGCACTCGGGAAGGCCAGAGTCGTGCTCACGATGACCCGGCCAGGCCGCAAACTCGAAGATGCCCGTACCGCCCTGGCAGACGTTGGTCCTGCACCGATTCAGGCCACAGTGCGCTACTCAGAAGCGTTCAGGGACGCAACGGAACAGGGGGTACTGGTACGTGACGTCAGAGGAAACCGCCTGGCCAAGAGCTGCTGGCAGGACTGCGAGGAAGTCTTCCGGGGGCTGGCGTGA
- a CDS encoding tyrosine-type recombinase/integrase gives MTLEIMAARLDLSGRAERLARLDPDALRKDALRWARDTDEEGLWSLTESFLVTRGSRGARVSPHTLTSYRQGLRTFLAWAVPSGVSLLRPRPNDGYSYVRHLEASGLMPGSVKVRLAAARALYGALRWAGASDAAPLTDVRAARDPVAAWEKRKPYSQADIKKLLIQADPQQTVILLLGAHCGLRVSEMLALTRTDVHLDGERPYLSVMGKRQKLQEVPLSQSTEQALRQWLAMTPQLGIQVLTLKTRKGVSDQLRKLCAVSKVRYDGRHVHGLRHTAGTEIYRQTRDLLEVRDHLRHASMDTSAIYVNHVRTQDKAINRDW, from the coding sequence ATGACCTTGGAGATCATGGCTGCACGACTGGATCTGAGTGGCCGCGCCGAACGTCTGGCCCGTTTGGATCCCGACGCCCTACGCAAAGACGCTTTACGCTGGGCACGGGACACGGATGAAGAGGGTTTGTGGTCATTGACCGAGTCTTTCCTGGTAACGCGGGGCAGTCGGGGAGCGCGGGTCAGCCCCCATACCCTGACGAGTTATCGCCAGGGCTTGCGAACCTTTCTGGCCTGGGCGGTGCCGAGTGGCGTGAGTTTACTGCGGCCCCGACCTAACGACGGCTACTCTTACGTCCGGCATCTGGAAGCCAGCGGGTTAATGCCGGGCAGCGTCAAGGTCAGGCTGGCCGCCGCGCGAGCGTTGTACGGAGCACTCCGCTGGGCCGGGGCCAGCGACGCCGCGCCGCTGACCGACGTACGGGCCGCGCGTGATCCGGTAGCGGCCTGGGAAAAACGCAAGCCATACAGTCAGGCGGACATAAAGAAATTACTGATACAAGCTGATCCACAGCAGACCGTTATCTTGCTGCTGGGCGCACACTGCGGCCTGAGGGTCTCCGAGATGCTGGCACTGACCCGCACCGACGTGCACTTGGACGGCGAGCGGCCCTACCTCAGTGTGATGGGCAAACGGCAAAAACTTCAGGAGGTGCCGCTGAGTCAATCTACTGAGCAGGCGCTACGGCAGTGGCTGGCCATGACCCCACAACTTGGGATACAGGTGCTGACCCTGAAGACCCGCAAAGGCGTCAGTGATCAACTCCGCAAGCTGTGCGCAGTTTCTAAAGTCCGTTACGATGGGCGGCACGTTCATGGCCTGCGCCACACGGCGGGGACGGAGATTTACCGCCAGACCCGCGATCTGCTGGAAGTGCGCGACCACCTGCGCCACGCCAGCATGGACACCAGCGCCATCTACGTCAACCACGTCCGCACCCAGGACAAGGCAATCAACCGTGACTGGTAA
- a CDS encoding nitroreductase family protein has translation MKTVAQTLVGHRSIRQFKPDEIPQSIIDEVLHEAVTGTSSSGNLNSYSMVLTRDPVRKRQLYELHGEQEFILQAPLVITFCADWYRTRQWLKLRGARDNFNNFLGYQVAANETMLISQSVTLGFEARGYGICSMGSTLHAMQEIAEQLGLPETCLPITTIVVGIPDERPERRERLPMRAFRPTRNPV, from the coding sequence ATGAAAACTGTGGCACAGACGCTTGTGGGACACCGTTCCATTCGGCAGTTCAAACCTGATGAAATTCCCCAGTCCATTATTGACGAGGTGCTGCACGAAGCCGTCACCGGGACGTCCTCATCGGGCAACCTTAACAGCTACTCAATGGTGCTGACCCGTGACCCAGTCCGCAAACGCCAGCTGTACGAGTTACACGGCGAACAGGAATTCATCCTTCAGGCACCGCTGGTCATCACCTTCTGCGCCGATTGGTACCGCACGCGGCAGTGGCTAAAGCTGCGCGGAGCACGGGATAACTTCAACAATTTTTTGGGGTATCAGGTGGCCGCAAACGAAACGATGCTCATCTCTCAGAGCGTGACACTGGGTTTCGAAGCGCGGGGCTACGGCATCTGCTCTATGGGCAGCACGCTCCACGCCATGCAGGAGATTGCCGAGCAACTGGGTCTTCCCGAAACCTGTCTGCCCATCACGACGATCGTGGTCGGTATCCCCGACGAGCGCCCAGAGCGGCGTGAGCGCCTGCCCATGCGGGCCTTCAGACCTACCAGAAACCCAGTGTGA